Proteins from a genomic interval of Clostridium scatologenes:
- a CDS encoding 2'-5' RNA ligase family protein: MNRYVLVCVIGGEVLNFHKEIRSSVCYKFNKKPQKLPAHFTIKAPFETDKIDEMIKILDEFSKNKKKESIKIDGFGKFREDVVYMNVKLSDEAKKIHDELIDELSKISWIEFKPNEGKNKIFHCTIVSRRIRDKFKEIWQYVNQYECNFENYFDNISLYKWNNNTWELYKKYEL; this comes from the coding sequence ATGAATAGATATGTTCTAGTATGTGTAATAGGTGGCGAAGTTTTAAATTTTCATAAAGAAATAAGAAGTAGTGTTTGCTACAAATTTAATAAAAAACCTCAAAAACTCCCAGCACATTTTACTATAAAAGCTCCATTTGAAACAGATAAAATAGATGAGATGATTAAAATTTTAGATGAATTTTCAAAGAATAAAAAAAAAGAATCCATTAAAATAGATGGATTTGGAAAATTTAGAGAAGATGTAGTATATATGAATGTAAAATTGTCAGATGAAGCCAAAAAAATTCATGATGAACTCATAGATGAGTTGTCAAAAATATCTTGGATTGAATTCAAACCTAATGAAGGGAAAAATAAAATTTTTCATTGTACTATTGTATCTAGAAGAATTCGAGATAAATTTAAGGAAATATGGCAATATGTAAATCAATATGAATGTAATTTTGAAAACTATTTTGATAATATTTCACTATATAAGTGGAATAATAATACTTGGGAATTATATAAAAAATATGAATTATAA